The Ruminococcaceae bacterium R-25 genomic interval TCGCTTATAAACAACCCGGAACTCCTTATTCTCGATGAGCCTGTAAACGGCCTCGATCCGATGGGAATGGTGGATGTCAGAGAACTCCTTATCTCTTTATGCAGAGATGACGGGATCACGATCGTTGTCTCATCCCACATCCTTGCCGAGCTCTACCAGCTCGCGACAGATTACATCATCATCTCGCACGGCAGGATAATCTCCACGTTCTCGAAAACCGATCTTGATGACCTCTGCACGACGCACATCATCATGGAGACCGAATGCAATGACACCGCAGTCGAGATCCTTGCAGCAAACGGCCTGTGCGGTGTTGATAACGACGAAGGATCGATCATGATCTTCGATAATGTTGATACAAAGGAAGTTGCCGAACTCATGCGCGACCACAATCTGCTCGTAACGCATTTGGCAAAGCATGAGAGGACACTTGAGGAATACTATATTGAACTTTTAGGGAGGGGCGCATAATGGGTACTTTATTAAAGTGGGAGATGAAGCAGACATTCGCTTCAAAATCATTCTGGATAATCGGCGGAGCACTTGTGACGCTTCCCGCACTGATGCTTTTTGCAGCACTCTCATTCGCAAGCGAGTTTACAGGTTATGACGCTTTCCTTGAAGGATTGAATAACTACAATGCATTCGTTATCTTCCTGATCGGTGTTTTCGCCGGCATACATGTAACAGGCGCGTTTGAAGGACGTAAGATCCAGTCGGCAGTCATGGCAGGCAACAGCAGATTCAATATTCTCCTGGCAAAGTTCATCTCATACGCAACCGCAGTCGCTATTTACAGCGTTATCTCAATGGTTATCACCACAGCATTAAGCTTCGCAATGGGCGGTGTTACAGGTCTTGACGGAAGCTTTGCAAGAATGATCATCGCAAGAGCAGCCGTATTTACAGTTGTCGAGATCGCTTATGCGGCAACATGCTTCTTCGCATCAATGTTCATCAGACACCAGGGCGGCGCTATCGGCCTTAATACTGGACTTATGTTGATGTCCAATGTCGGAGCACAGATCCTTCTTAACTTCGACTGGGCAGAGAAGTTCGTAAGACTTACACCTGCAGGACAGTCAATGTTCATTATCGCTGACATGAGCAACAGCAACATCGCTATGGCACTTGCAACTTCAGTAGTTGCTATCGCAGCAGTTATCGCTCTTTCTTATGTTAAGTTCAGAAGAGAAGAACTTAAGTAATATCTGATAGTTAATATGTTCGCAGAAGGCGGCTGGATTTATCCGGCCGTCTTTTGTTTGGATTGAAGTATAATTAAACTTGTTTGGGGAAGACATTCGAAAATGTTTAATTAAGGCATTTTAGGACATATAAAGGACACATGCACATTGTAGATTATTCCCGTAGGAGGGAATTCTGATGGCCAGGATATTGATAGTTGAAGACAACGAAGAGCTGCTTAATCTTGTCGCTGATTTTTTCGAGGACAAGGGCTCTTTTGAAGTCGACACCGCTCCTGACGGCAATCGTGCACTAAGCCTCATCAGCGAAAAAGAATACGACATCGCTATATTGGACATCATGCTTCCCAGTGCAAACGGATTTGAAGTCTGCAAGGCTCTCAGGGGCAAAAGCCAGTGTCCCATTGTGTTTCTGACAGCTCTCGGAAACGAGGACAACATCCTTAAAGGTTATGAGATCGGCGCCGATGAATATATGGTAAAACCGTTCTCTCTTAAGGTGCTTTATGCCAAGTGCTTAGCGCTACTCAGCAGGTCTGAAGCAGACCTTCGAAAAGAATTAGTGCTCGAATCGGGCGACATAAAACTCTATCCTTTGCGCATGGAAGTTGAAGCCGGCGGACGTGAGATTACGCTCGCTCCCAAAGAATATTTCCTCCTTAAGGTTCTTATGGAGAACAGGGGGATCGTACTTGGAAGAGACAGACTTTTAGACCTTGTGTGGGGTTATGGATTTGACGGATCAGACAGAGTCGTAGACACCCACATCAAGAAGTTAAGAAAAGCTCTGGGAACTTCAGGGGATACGATCAGGACTGTAATCGGAGGAGGATATAAGGTCTTATGATAACGGGAAAAACTAAGAGTAAAACCAAAAGAAAGACATCCATTGTTGAGCCTAAGTTCGGAAAGATATTCTGGGTAAGATTCCTTATCATGCTGGCGGTGTTTTCGTTAGTTGCAGTCTATGCATGGAAAAAACTGGACGATCATGTCGAAGAGATGGTAAACGTTGAATTGTATACGCTCATAGATGACATAGAATTATCGATCAAAGATCTGTACAACACCGATCCTGATTCAGATGAATATCAGGAAAAACTGGCTGATTTGAAAATATGGATGGCAGTATTCCAAAACCTTAATTACACATATGCAGAAGTAACGGTTGGTGATTTGAAACTTACCACTGAAGATGCGTCTTTTTATTCATCGACAAGAAAGGACGATTCCGGACGATCTGTCAGTGATACCTATTTCATAGAAGACATGTCTTATTATGAACCGTTGACTTCTTACAAGGATGGATTGTTTGATCCAAGAGTTGAATGGGAGCTGTATAATAGCTGGGCAAGGGACCCTTTATTCAGGGAGATGGGTTTGTCACATGTGGGTAAATATGATTTTTTCGAATCTACTGAACTGTTAACAGCATACATTAACAGAGAAAAACACACTTTTATTCCCGGCATTATCAGAGTGACTTATATGGACGAAACATATGAGATCGACTGCACACCTGCCGATACAAAAGGCTACGAAAAGGCAGTCTTTAGTGACGACTGGGAACCGGGTGAAGTGTCAAGGTGGTTTGGAATATCTTATAAGAATGCTCCTGAGCTTTCTTCGAAAAACATAACGGCGGTTTGCTTTTGTGATCCTGACGGTATTACAAGCTGTTTGGACAGAAGTGAATTCGAAGAAAAAGTAAACAGTGGTGAGCTGAAAAATCTTACATGGACCATAGGTTACTATATTCCGGAATATAAGCATCCCGATTCTGTATTAAGATATGCACCTTTTTCCTGTGCACTTATCGTTATCGCATCATTGCTTTCTGCTTTGGCCGCCGCATTAGTTTGGTCAATCGTAAAATACCAGAAAGAAAAGACCGTCTGGGAGATCTTTGAATACAGGACAA includes:
- a CDS encoding ABC-2 type transport system ATP-binding protein codes for the protein MNDTILKISNLSKTYGAKKVLDNVSFEIKRGKIYGFIGENGAGKTTAIRAITGLSPIEQGTIELFGKSDEKGLVEARRKLGCLVEKPILELNKTARENLMSSQLLYGNNDSDKIDKVLQRVGLGDVKNKKVGNFSLGMKQRLGIAQSLINNPELLILDEPVNGLDPMGMVDVRELLISLCRDDGITIVVSSHILAELYQLATDYIIISHGRIISTFSKTDLDDLCTTHIIMETECNDTAVEILAANGLCGVDNDEGSIMIFDNVDTKEVAELMRDHNLLVTHLAKHERTLEEYYIELLGRGA
- a CDS encoding ABC-2 family transporter — protein: MGTLLKWEMKQTFASKSFWIIGGALVTLPALMLFAALSFASEFTGYDAFLEGLNNYNAFVIFLIGVFAGIHVTGAFEGRKIQSAVMAGNSRFNILLAKFISYATAVAIYSVISMVITTALSFAMGGVTGLDGSFARMIIARAAVFTVVEIAYAATCFFASMFIRHQGGAIGLNTGLMLMSNVGAQILLNFDWAEKFVRLTPAGQSMFIIADMSNSNIAMALATSVVAIAAVIALSYVKFRREELK
- a CDS encoding winged helix family two component transcriptional regulator; this translates as MARILIVEDNEELLNLVADFFEDKGSFEVDTAPDGNRALSLISEKEYDIAILDIMLPSANGFEVCKALRGKSQCPIVFLTALGNEDNILKGYEIGADEYMVKPFSLKVLYAKCLALLSRSEADLRKELVLESGDIKLYPLRMEVEAGGREITLAPKEYFLLKVLMENRGIVLGRDRLLDLVWGYGFDGSDRVVDTHIKKLRKALGTSGDTIRTVIGGGYKVL
- a CDS encoding histidine kinase/DNA gyrase B/HSP90-like ATPase; its protein translation is MITGKTKSKTKRKTSIVEPKFGKIFWVRFLIMLAVFSLVAVYAWKKLDDHVEEMVNVELYTLIDDIELSIKDLYNTDPDSDEYQEKLADLKIWMAVFQNLNYTYAEVTVGDLKLTTEDASFYSSTRKDDSGRSVSDTYFIEDMSYYEPLTSYKDGLFDPRVEWELYNSWARDPLFREMGLSHVGKYDFFESTELLTAYINREKHTFIPGIIRVTYMDETYEIDCTPADTKGYEKAVFSDDWEPGEVSRWFGISYKNAPELSSKNITAVCFCDPDGITSCLDRSEFEEKVNSGELKNLTWTIGYYIPEYKHPDSVLRYAPFSCALIVIASLLSALAAALVWSIVKYQKEKTVWEIFEYRTKTTEAMAHDLKTPLAAIMAYAENLEASSEDPSKVREYSKNINEKVSTMDHMIGDILSFSRSETGKIDIVKEELSIAEIINESLSALPEMKADLKGDAKIETDRKLLKQAIDNLLSNCDRYGDKESPVDITVDSENILIINKTDKTYDDADSLKKPFVKGEDSRGGKGTGLGLAIADNNLNILGYKLELISEKGIFKAIVKFKI